One Amaranthus tricolor cultivar Red isolate AtriRed21 chromosome 1, ASM2621246v1, whole genome shotgun sequence DNA window includes the following coding sequences:
- the LOC130799310 gene encoding calmodulin-binding transcription activator 2-like isoform X1 has translation MADRGSINPGIRLDIQQLQLEAQHRWLRPAEICEILRNYPKFQISTEPPNRPSSGSLFLFDRKVLRYFRKDGHNWRKKKDGKTVKEAHEKLKVGSVDVLHCYYAHGEDNEFFQRRSYWLLEEEFMHIVFVHYLEVKGNRNNVRGTEPVISTSQISNSMSSSVSNSYNDAFTGNAGSPSAVSSLTSSYDDFESEDNHQAMSKYPSLNFSTVEDRFENNKMGPLLSSNFLQTFPEEYNGVQPLDYVSLVQQDVGTNDDNQFKTLDLASWEEVFQQSTRGPGNLQVNPLMSVAPLVGSTGDHNENISQFSDVGLGFNAVAGGSLPPYFPSINPLELSSTEFQDNTNVSCTAKQQLLGNIIAGEGLQKVDSFSKWMSKELAGVDDLNLKSSSDFSWQNIESTASVDDPSVQLENYSVSPSIGQDQLFDIQDFSPSCSSTDTETKVVITGKFLVSPTEVSKYNWSCMFGEVEVPALVLGNGVLCCHAPLHKAGRVPFYVTCSNRFACSQVREFDYIVDSQKAKSTNVSGNSMTEEQLWIRLHELLSLKSPGNFDSTSESFRKMEPVFKKILLSMEDELCVGVEQQLKEKVVSWLFDKVNEDGKGPNVLDKQGQGLIHLAAALGLDWIIPPTVAAGVSVNFRDICGWTALHWAAFCGRETTVALLVALEAASGAVTDPSPEFHLGRTAADLASANGFKGISGFLAEHSLTAHLETLTMTEDSISKAVQTMREKVATPGNEGDGSDLSLKDSLAAVRNATQAAGRIHQVFRMQSFQRKHVSKGGAPADDDLFSDEQFLSLLSSKIQRPRHPDEQAHSAAVRIQKKFRGYKKRKEFLIIRERVVKIQAHVRGHQVRKRYKTVVWSVGILEKVILRWRRRGTGLRGFRPDALNKPSSTQETQDVQKNPSEDDDYDYLKEGRKQTEERLKKALVRVKSMVQYPEGRAQYRRLLTAVEGFQKNQQVHGSVLNSSEDLPVEGEEDMIDVESLLDDDNFMAIAFE, from the exons ATGGCGGATAGAGGATCTATTAATCCTGGAATTCGTCTAG ATATTCAACAACTACAATTGGAAGCACAACATCGATGGCTGCGACCAGCTGAAATATGTGAAATTCTGAGGAATTAcccaaaatttcaaatttctacTGAACCTCCAAACCGCCCTTCAA GTGGGTCACTCTTTCTCTTTGACCGAAAGGTTTTGAGATATTTCAGGAAGGATGGCCATAATTGGCGAAAGAAAAAGGATGGAAAGACTGTCAAGGAAGCTCATGAGAAGCTAAAG GTGGGAAGTGTTGATGTGTTGCATTGCTACTATGCCCATGGCGAAGATAACGAATTTTTTCAGCGGCGCAGCTACTGGTTGCTAGAAGA AGAGTTCATGCATATAGTCTTTGTGCATTACTTGGAAGTGAAG GGTAACCGGAACAACGTCAGAGGGACTGAACCTGTTATTTCAACTTCCCAGATTAGTAACTCTATGTCGAGCAGTGTTTCAAACAGTTATAATGATGCTTTTACTGGAAATGCTGGATCACCAAGTGCAGTTAGCTCTTTGACTTCTTCGTATGATGATTTTGAATCTG AGGATAATCACCAGGCAATGTCAAAGTACCCTTCTCTAAATTTCTCAACCGTAGAAGACAGATTTGAAAACAACAAGATGGGTCCCCTCTTGAGCTCTAACTTTCTGCAAACATTCCCTG AGGAATATAATGGGGTTCAGCCTTTGGATTATGTTTCACTTGTTCAACAAGATGTTGGAACTAATGATGATAATCAGTTTAAGACACTGGACTTGGCATCATGGGAAGAGGTCTTTCAACAGAGTACTAGAGGCCCAGGAAATCTACAGGTTAATCCATTGATGTCTGTGGCTCCTCTTGTGGGAAGCACTGGGGATCACAATGAGAACATCAGCCAGTTTTCGGATGTTGGCTTAGGTTTCAATGCTGTAGCAGGAGGTTCTTTACCTCCGTACTTTCCG AGTATCAACCCATTAGAACTTTctagcacggaatttcaagacAATACAAATGTTTCTTGTACTGCAAAGCAGCAATTGCTGGGGAACATTATTGCAGGGGAAGGCTTGCAAAAAGTTGATAGTTTCTCTAAATGGATGTCTAAGGAATTAGCCGGTGTAGATGACTTAAATTTGAAGTCGTCTTCTGATTTTTCATGGCAAAATATTGAAAGTACTGCTTCTGTTGATGATCCCTCAGTACAACTTGAGAACTACTCAGTGAGTCCCTCAATTGGCCAAGATCAGCTTTTTGACATTCAAGATTTTTCACCAAGTTGTTCTTCCACCGACACTGAAACTAAG GTTGTGATCACAGGAAAATTTTTGGTGAGTCCCACTGAGGTGTCCAAGTATAATTGGTCATGCATGTTTGGGGAAGTTGAGGTTCCTGCTTTAGTTCTTGGTAATGGTGTTCTCTGTTGCCATGCGCCATTACACAAAGCTGGACGAGTCCCTTTCTATGTAACCTGTTCCAATAGGTTTGCTTGTAGTCAAGTGCGAGAATTTGACTATATTGTAGATAGTCAAAAGGCGAAAAGTACAAATGTTTCTGGAAACAGTATGACAGAGGAGCAGCTATGGATCCGGCTTCATGAACTACTGTCTCTTAAATCTCCAGGGAATTTTGATTCTACATCTGAGAGTTTTAGAAAAATGGAGCCggtatttaaaaaaattcttttatcAATGGAAGATGAGCTCTGTGTGGGGGTTGAACAACAACTGAAAGAGAAAGTGGTCTCCTGGCTGTTTGACAAGGTAAATGAAGATGGAAAAGGACCAAATGTACTTGATAAACAGGGGCAAGGGTTGATACATCTGGCTGCTGCACTTGGTTTAGATTGGATTATCCCCCCTACTGTAGCTGCTGGTGTTAGTGTGAATTTCCGGGACATATGCGGCTGGACAGCACTTCACTGGGCTGCATTTTGTGGAAG AGAGACAACTGTCGCTCTTTTAGTTGCGCTTGAAGCTGCATCAGGAGCAGTTACAGATCCTTCTCCAGAATTTCACTTGGGTCGAACTGCTGCCGACTTAGCTTCAGCTAATGGATTCAAAGGAATATCTGGTTTCCTTGCAGAGCATTCTTTGACTGCTCACCTTGAGACCCTTACAATGACTGAAGATTCTATAAGCAAAGCTGTACAAACAATGAGAGAGAAGGTGGCAACTCCTGGCAATGAAGGTGATGGGTCCGATTTGTCACTAAAGGATTCCTTAGCTGCTGTTCGCAATGCCACACAAGCTGCTGGTCGTATCCATCAAGTTTTCAGGATGCAGTCCTTCCAAAGGAAGCATGTCAGTAAGGGTGGTGCACCTGCTGATGATGATTTGTTCAGTGATGAACAATTTCTTTCACTTCTATCATCTAAGATTCAGAGGCCTAGACACCCTGATGAGCAAGCCCATTCTGCTGCGGTACGTATCCAGAAAAAATTCCGTGGATACAAGAAGAGGAAAGAATTTCTGATTATTCGTGAACGAGTTGTTAAAATCCAG gcCCATGTTAGAGGTCACCAGGTTAGAAAACGATATAAAACTGTAGTATGGTCTGTGGGAATACTGGAGAAAGTAATTCTGCGGTGGAGACGGAGAGGGACTGGACTACGAGGGTTCCGTCCTGATGCCCTCAACAAGCCATCCAGCACACAGGAAACGCAAGACGTACAAAAGAATCCTTCTGaagatgatgattatgattatttaaAGGAAGGAAGAAAGCAAACGGAAGAACGGCTAAAAAAAGCCCTCGTGAGGGTGAAGTCCATGGTTCAATATCCCGAGGGAAGAGCACAGTATCGAAGGCTTCTCACTGCCGTAGAAGGCTTTCAAAAGAATCAG CAGGTGCACGGAAGCGTCTTGAACAGTTCAGAAGATCTACCAGTTGAAGGTGAAGAGGACATGATTGATGTCGAAAGCTTACTGGATGATGACAACTTCATGGCTATTGCATTTGAATAA
- the LOC130799310 gene encoding calmodulin-binding transcription activator 2-like isoform X2 produces the protein MADRGSINPGIRLDIQQLQLEAQHRWLRPAEICEILRNYPKFQISTEPPNRPSSGSLFLFDRKVLRYFRKDGHNWRKKKDGKTVKEAHEKLKVGSVDVLHCYYAHGEDNEFFQRRSYWLLEEEFMHIVFVHYLEVKGNRNNVRGTEPVISTSQISNSMSSSVSNSYNDAFTGNAGSPSAVSSLTSSYDDFESEDNHQAMSKYPSLNFSTVEDRFENNKMGPLLSSNFLQTFPEEYNGVQPLDYVSLVQQDVGTNDDNQFKTLDLASWEEVFQQSTRGPGNLQVNPLMSVAPLVGSTGDHNENISQFSDVGLGFNAVAGGSLPPYFPSINPLELSSTEFQDNTNVSCTAKQQLLGNIIAGEGLQKVDSFSKWMSKELAGVDDLNLKSSSDFSWQNIESTASVDDPSVQLENYSVSPSIGQDQLFDIQDFSPSCSSTDTETKVVITGKFLVSPTEVSKYNWSCMFGEVEVPALVLGNGVLCCHAPLHKAGRVPFYVTCSNRFACSQVREFDYIVDSQKAKSTNVSGNSMTEEQLWIRLHELLSLKSPGNFDSTSESFRKMEPVFKKILLSMEDELCVGVEQQLKEKVVSWLFDKVNEDGKGPNVLDKQGQGLIHLAAALGLDWIIPPTVAAGVSVNFRDICGWTALHWAAFCGRETTVALLVALEAASGAVTDPSPEFHLGRTAADLASANGFKGISGFLAEHSLTAHLETLTMTEDSISKAVQTMREKVATPGNEGDGSDLSLKDSLAAVRNATQAAGRIHQVFRMQSFQRKHVSKGGAPADDDLFSDEQFLSLLSSKIQRPRHPDEQAHSAAVRIQKKFRGYKKRKEFLIIRERVVKIQAHVRGHQVRKRYKTVVWSVGILEKVILRWRRRGTGLRGFRPDALNKPSSTQETQDVQKNPSEDDDYDYLKEGRKQTEERLKKALVRVKSMVQYPEGRAQYRRLLTAVEGFQKNQVHGSVLNSSEDLPVEGEEDMIDVESLLDDDNFMAIAFE, from the exons ATGGCGGATAGAGGATCTATTAATCCTGGAATTCGTCTAG ATATTCAACAACTACAATTGGAAGCACAACATCGATGGCTGCGACCAGCTGAAATATGTGAAATTCTGAGGAATTAcccaaaatttcaaatttctacTGAACCTCCAAACCGCCCTTCAA GTGGGTCACTCTTTCTCTTTGACCGAAAGGTTTTGAGATATTTCAGGAAGGATGGCCATAATTGGCGAAAGAAAAAGGATGGAAAGACTGTCAAGGAAGCTCATGAGAAGCTAAAG GTGGGAAGTGTTGATGTGTTGCATTGCTACTATGCCCATGGCGAAGATAACGAATTTTTTCAGCGGCGCAGCTACTGGTTGCTAGAAGA AGAGTTCATGCATATAGTCTTTGTGCATTACTTGGAAGTGAAG GGTAACCGGAACAACGTCAGAGGGACTGAACCTGTTATTTCAACTTCCCAGATTAGTAACTCTATGTCGAGCAGTGTTTCAAACAGTTATAATGATGCTTTTACTGGAAATGCTGGATCACCAAGTGCAGTTAGCTCTTTGACTTCTTCGTATGATGATTTTGAATCTG AGGATAATCACCAGGCAATGTCAAAGTACCCTTCTCTAAATTTCTCAACCGTAGAAGACAGATTTGAAAACAACAAGATGGGTCCCCTCTTGAGCTCTAACTTTCTGCAAACATTCCCTG AGGAATATAATGGGGTTCAGCCTTTGGATTATGTTTCACTTGTTCAACAAGATGTTGGAACTAATGATGATAATCAGTTTAAGACACTGGACTTGGCATCATGGGAAGAGGTCTTTCAACAGAGTACTAGAGGCCCAGGAAATCTACAGGTTAATCCATTGATGTCTGTGGCTCCTCTTGTGGGAAGCACTGGGGATCACAATGAGAACATCAGCCAGTTTTCGGATGTTGGCTTAGGTTTCAATGCTGTAGCAGGAGGTTCTTTACCTCCGTACTTTCCG AGTATCAACCCATTAGAACTTTctagcacggaatttcaagacAATACAAATGTTTCTTGTACTGCAAAGCAGCAATTGCTGGGGAACATTATTGCAGGGGAAGGCTTGCAAAAAGTTGATAGTTTCTCTAAATGGATGTCTAAGGAATTAGCCGGTGTAGATGACTTAAATTTGAAGTCGTCTTCTGATTTTTCATGGCAAAATATTGAAAGTACTGCTTCTGTTGATGATCCCTCAGTACAACTTGAGAACTACTCAGTGAGTCCCTCAATTGGCCAAGATCAGCTTTTTGACATTCAAGATTTTTCACCAAGTTGTTCTTCCACCGACACTGAAACTAAG GTTGTGATCACAGGAAAATTTTTGGTGAGTCCCACTGAGGTGTCCAAGTATAATTGGTCATGCATGTTTGGGGAAGTTGAGGTTCCTGCTTTAGTTCTTGGTAATGGTGTTCTCTGTTGCCATGCGCCATTACACAAAGCTGGACGAGTCCCTTTCTATGTAACCTGTTCCAATAGGTTTGCTTGTAGTCAAGTGCGAGAATTTGACTATATTGTAGATAGTCAAAAGGCGAAAAGTACAAATGTTTCTGGAAACAGTATGACAGAGGAGCAGCTATGGATCCGGCTTCATGAACTACTGTCTCTTAAATCTCCAGGGAATTTTGATTCTACATCTGAGAGTTTTAGAAAAATGGAGCCggtatttaaaaaaattcttttatcAATGGAAGATGAGCTCTGTGTGGGGGTTGAACAACAACTGAAAGAGAAAGTGGTCTCCTGGCTGTTTGACAAGGTAAATGAAGATGGAAAAGGACCAAATGTACTTGATAAACAGGGGCAAGGGTTGATACATCTGGCTGCTGCACTTGGTTTAGATTGGATTATCCCCCCTACTGTAGCTGCTGGTGTTAGTGTGAATTTCCGGGACATATGCGGCTGGACAGCACTTCACTGGGCTGCATTTTGTGGAAG AGAGACAACTGTCGCTCTTTTAGTTGCGCTTGAAGCTGCATCAGGAGCAGTTACAGATCCTTCTCCAGAATTTCACTTGGGTCGAACTGCTGCCGACTTAGCTTCAGCTAATGGATTCAAAGGAATATCTGGTTTCCTTGCAGAGCATTCTTTGACTGCTCACCTTGAGACCCTTACAATGACTGAAGATTCTATAAGCAAAGCTGTACAAACAATGAGAGAGAAGGTGGCAACTCCTGGCAATGAAGGTGATGGGTCCGATTTGTCACTAAAGGATTCCTTAGCTGCTGTTCGCAATGCCACACAAGCTGCTGGTCGTATCCATCAAGTTTTCAGGATGCAGTCCTTCCAAAGGAAGCATGTCAGTAAGGGTGGTGCACCTGCTGATGATGATTTGTTCAGTGATGAACAATTTCTTTCACTTCTATCATCTAAGATTCAGAGGCCTAGACACCCTGATGAGCAAGCCCATTCTGCTGCGGTACGTATCCAGAAAAAATTCCGTGGATACAAGAAGAGGAAAGAATTTCTGATTATTCGTGAACGAGTTGTTAAAATCCAG gcCCATGTTAGAGGTCACCAGGTTAGAAAACGATATAAAACTGTAGTATGGTCTGTGGGAATACTGGAGAAAGTAATTCTGCGGTGGAGACGGAGAGGGACTGGACTACGAGGGTTCCGTCCTGATGCCCTCAACAAGCCATCCAGCACACAGGAAACGCAAGACGTACAAAAGAATCCTTCTGaagatgatgattatgattatttaaAGGAAGGAAGAAAGCAAACGGAAGAACGGCTAAAAAAAGCCCTCGTGAGGGTGAAGTCCATGGTTCAATATCCCGAGGGAAGAGCACAGTATCGAAGGCTTCTCACTGCCGTAGAAGGCTTTCAAAAGAATCAG GTGCACGGAAGCGTCTTGAACAGTTCAGAAGATCTACCAGTTGAAGGTGAAGAGGACATGATTGATGTCGAAAGCTTACTGGATGATGACAACTTCATGGCTATTGCATTTGAATAA
- the LOC130799320 gene encoding ubiquitin carboxyl-terminal hydrolase 3-like, with product MGAAGSKLEKALGDHFPEGERYFGLENFGNTCYCNSVLQALYFCVPFREKLLEYYEKNKNPADPEENLLTCLADLFTQISSQKKKTGVIAPKRFVQRVRKENELFRGYMHQDAHEFLNFLLNELVDILEKESSTVKDGSDTSSEKIANGPTNGLTNGVHKEPLVTWVHKNFQGILTNETKCLRCETVTARDETFFDLSLDIEQNSSITSCLKNFSSTETLNAEDKFFCDKCCSLQEAQKRMKIKKPPHILVIHLKRFKYIENLGRYKKLSYRVVFPLELKLTNTVEDADSEYSLFAVVIHVGTGPNHGHYVSLVKSHNHWLFFDDENVDIIDESAVQTFFGSAQEYSSNSEHGYILFYERLTSET from the exons ATGGGGGCAGCTGGTTCCAAATTGGAGAAAGCCCTCGGTGATCATTTTCCTGAAGGTGAAAGATACTTTGGTCTCGAAAATTTCGGCAATACTTGCTATTGCAACAGTGTTTTACAG GCACTTTACTTCTGTGTCCCATTTCGTGAGAAATTACTGGAATACtatgagaaaaacaaaaatcCTGCTGACCCAGAAGAAAATTTGCTCACGTGTTTGGCAGATCTATTCACACAG ATAAGTTCCCAGAAGAAGAAAACTGGGGTAATTGCTCCGAAACGCTTTGTACAGAGAGTTAGGAAAGAAAATGAGCTTTTTCGTGGTTACATGCATCAG GATGCTCATGAATTCCTGAACTTTTTGTTGAATGAACTTGTCGATATACTGGAGAAAGAATCTTCAACTGTAAAAGATGGCTCAGATACATCGTCTGAAAAGATTGCAAATGGGCCTACAAATGGCTTAACGAATGGTGTACATAAGGAACCTCTTGTTACTTGGGTTCATAAAAATTTTCAG GGTATATTGACAAACGAAACAAAGTGTCTGAGGTGTGAGACTGTCACTGCCAGAGATGAGACGTTCTTCGATTTAAGCCTTGATATAGAACAAAATAGCTCCATTACGAGCTGCCTCAAGAACTTCAGCTCAACTGAAACTTTGAATGCTGAGGATAAGTTTTTCTGTGACAAATGCTGTAG TTTGCAAGAAGCACAAAAGAGGATGAAGATTAAAAAGCCGCCTCACATCCTTGTCATTCATCTAAAGCGCTTCAAATACATAGAGAATCTTGGTCGGTACAAGAAGCTTTCTTACCGGGTGGTGTTCCCGTTGGAGctaaaattaacaaacacaGTGGAGGATGCAGACTCCGAGTATTCTTTATTTGCTGTAGTTATACACGTAGGGACAGGACCAAACCATGGTCACTACGTCAGCCTTGTGAAAAGCCATAACCACTGGCTGTTTTTCGACGACGAGAATGTCGATATAATAGACGAGTCGGCAGTTCAGACTTTCTTTGGATCAGCGCAAGAGTATTCTAGCAACTCGGAGCACGGATATATTTTGTTCTATGAAAGGCTTACAAGCGAGACATAA